A genomic segment from Gracilinanus agilis isolate LMUSP501 chromosome 1, AgileGrace, whole genome shotgun sequence encodes:
- the DIRAS1 gene encoding GTP-binding protein Di-Ras1, which translates to MPEQSNDYRVVVFGAGGVGKSSLVLRFVKGTFRDTYIPTIEDTYRQVISCDKSVCTLQITDTTGSHQFPAMQRLSISKGHAFILVFSVTSKQSLEELRPIYQQILQIKGSVENIPVMLVGNKCDETQREVDTKEGEALAKEWKCAFMETSAKMNYNVKELFQELLTLEKHRNMSLSIDGKRSSKQKRTDKLKGKCSLM; encoded by the coding sequence ATGCCAGAACAAAGCAACGACTACCGGGTGGTAGTGTTTGGGGCAGGCGGCGTGGGCAAGAGCTCGCTGGTGCTGCGCTTTGTCAAGGGCACTTTCCGAGACACCTACATCCCAACCATCGAGGACACCTACCGCCAGGTCATCAGCTGTGACAAGAGCGTGTGCACCCTGCAGATCACCGACACCACGGGCAGCCACCAGTTCCCGGCCATGCAGCGCCTGTCCATCTCCAAGGGCCACGCCTTCATCCTGGTCTTCTCGGTCACCAGCAAGCAGTCCTTGGAGGAGCTGAGGCCCATCTACCAGCAGATCCTGCAGATCAAAGGCAGCGTGGAGAACATCCCGGTCATGCTAGTGGGGAACAAGTGTGATGAGACGCAGCGGGAGGTGGACACCAAGGAAGGCGAGGCGCTGGCCAAGGAGTGGAAGTGCGCCTTCATGGAGACCTCGGCCAAAATGAACTACAATGTCAAGGAGCTCTTCCAGGAGCTGCTCACCCTGGAGAAGCACCGCAATATGAGTCTCAGTATTGATGGGAAGCGCTCCAGCAAGCAGAAGAGGACAGACAAACTCAAGGGCAAGTGTAGCCTGATGTGA